A window of the Natronomonas salina genome harbors these coding sequences:
- a CDS encoding AsnC family transcriptional regulator gives MRDLDETDVELLSLLAEDARRPFSELGEAVGLSGPAVSDRVTRLQEAGIINRFTVDVDRSQLRAGVPVFIQVELDSAAVETARERLRDADGVEHLFVTAGGDVWFYARAEAQNVREWVARLFEGIDLVDYTVTLVDDVEWTPTVDGVEFALTCAECGNTVDSEGETARIDSEVYHFCCPSCLSRFEDRYQQLEEGA, from the coding sequence ATGCGCGACCTCGACGAGACCGACGTCGAACTCCTCTCGTTGCTGGCCGAGGACGCCCGTCGCCCGTTCAGCGAACTCGGCGAGGCCGTCGGCCTCTCCGGCCCGGCCGTCTCCGACCGGGTGACCAGGCTGCAGGAGGCCGGGATCATCAACCGATTCACCGTCGACGTCGACCGCTCGCAGCTCCGCGCCGGCGTGCCCGTGTTCATCCAGGTCGAACTCGACTCGGCGGCGGTCGAGACGGCCAGGGAGCGCCTGCGCGACGCCGACGGCGTCGAGCACCTCTTCGTCACCGCCGGCGGCGACGTCTGGTTCTACGCCCGCGCCGAGGCCCAGAACGTCCGCGAGTGGGTGGCGCGGCTCTTCGAGGGGATCGACCTCGTAGACTACACGGTCACGCTCGTCGACGACGTCGAGTGGACGCCGACGGTCGACGGCGTCGAGTTCGCGCTCACCTGCGCGGAGTGCGGCAACACCGTCGACAGCGAGGGCGAGACCGCCCGCATCGACAGCGAGGTCTACCACTTCTGCTGTCCGTCCTGCCTGTCCCGATTCGAGGACCGCTACCAGCAACTCGAGGAGGGCGCGTGA